From the uncultured Desulfovibrio sp. genome, one window contains:
- a CDS encoding CoB--CoM heterodisulfide reductase iron-sulfur subunit A family protein, with product MSNAILVVGGGFAGLTAAIEAAELGHDVFIVEKSPWLGGRVAQLNKYFPKLCPPSCGLEIQFQRIRNNPRIKFFTQAEVVGFMGVKGDYKVKVRISPRHTAPHNIDFSLLASSLTGEVESEFELGLATRKALHKDMPFAFPSRYTLDLDALSKSDSARVAGAKFLDVNEPQRELDLNVGAVVVATGWKPYDVTQLTNLGAGNVKNCVSNMQLERLASPFGPTGGRIVRPSDGRAPHQVAFVQCAGSRDQNHLNYCSYICCMATLKQCLYIAEQNPDTQITVYYIDLRAPGRYVKVLEKVKALPNVKFVKGKVANAVQAEGNRVRITAEDAVRGEKMTLDYDLVVLATGMQPSLAGENAPLPLPLDEDGFIAGGEEAGIFAAGCARMPLDVMRSAQSGTAAALKAVQTVKGR from the coding sequence ATGTCCAATGCCATTCTCGTCGTGGGCGGCGGCTTTGCAGGCCTCACAGCCGCCATTGAAGCGGCGGAACTGGGCCACGACGTCTTTATCGTCGAAAAGTCGCCCTGGCTTGGTGGGCGCGTGGCTCAGCTCAATAAGTATTTTCCCAAACTTTGTCCCCCCTCCTGCGGCTTGGAAATTCAGTTCCAGCGCATCAGGAACAACCCGCGCATAAAATTTTTCACCCAGGCCGAAGTAGTCGGGTTTATGGGTGTAAAGGGCGATTACAAGGTGAAGGTGCGCATCAGCCCCCGTCACACCGCCCCGCACAACATCGATTTCAGCCTGCTGGCCTCCAGCCTGACCGGCGAAGTGGAAAGCGAATTCGAGCTTGGTCTTGCCACGCGCAAGGCCCTGCACAAGGATATGCCTTTCGCCTTCCCCAGCCGCTACACGCTCGACCTTGATGCGCTTTCCAAGTCTGACAGCGCACGGGTTGCCGGGGCCAAGTTCCTTGATGTGAATGAACCGCAGCGCGAGCTTGATCTTAATGTCGGCGCTGTGGTCGTTGCCACAGGCTGGAAGCCCTACGATGTTACCCAGCTGACCAATCTTGGCGCGGGCAACGTGAAAAACTGCGTGTCCAACATGCAGCTTGAACGCCTTGCTTCGCCCTTTGGCCCCACCGGTGGCCGCATTGTCCGTCCTTCCGATGGCCGTGCTCCCCACCAGGTTGCCTTTGTGCAGTGCGCTGGTTCCCGCGACCAGAACCACCTGAACTACTGCTCCTACATCTGCTGTATGGCCACGCTCAAGCAGTGCCTGTACATTGCAGAGCAGAATCCCGACACGCAGATCACGGTGTACTACATCGACCTGCGCGCCCCGGGCCGTTATGTGAAGGTGCTGGAAAAGGTCAAGGCGCTGCCCAACGTGAAGTTCGTCAAGGGCAAGGTTGCCAACGCCGTGCAGGCTGAGGGCAACAGGGTGCGCATTACGGCTGAAGACGCCGTGCGCGGTGAAAAGATGACCCTTGATTATGATCTTGTTGTGCTGGCCACGGGCATGCAGCCCTCGCTGGCTGGCGAAAATGCGCCCCTGCCCCTGCCGCTGGACGAAGACGGCTTTATTGCAGGCGGAGAAGAGGCCGGCATTTTCGCCGCTGGTTGCGCGCGCATGCCCCTTGATGTGATGCGCTCGGCGCAGTCCGGCACAGCCGCCGCCCTGAAGGCGGTACAAACGGTGAAAGGGAGGTAG
- a CDS encoding methyl-accepting chemotaxis protein, which translates to MSLRVKLASGFGVILLIFAISGSLAMLALRAQRETLGMLGRHELPTINLLHEASLDMQLYRKAEKDILLNMDDSKALKGYLGKLGEIASELGETLRKLEAALRGNPQAGAKAEALAQEAAQAFAAYDAVVRRTSSDITSGSGGMSAAQANAYYTTYKNHVHTTEKNLEALETQFMERVVSSQRELAEQTRGTERLLLISICGSVVCGAGIALLVLLSVTRPLGRVISFARAVAGGDLEARASGSYSAEMAALRDSIEGMVGTLKGKIAETEHKSAEAAEEGRRARQAAEEAQAAKAAAERARAEGMMEAAAQLERAVEGISSVSGDISAQVRQASLGAERQSARVGEAATAIEQMNATVLEVARNAASTAQSTDVAHNRANEGSGVMHQVVDGMGEVRRVSAELKNSMDTLGGMVGNIGQIMSVISDIADQTNLLALNAAIEAARAGDAGRGFAVVADEVRKLAEKTMGATREVGEAVSGIQSGTSANIENMERALAAVERTTELAGRCGEVLREIVTMVDGASDQVRAIATASEEQSATSEEITRSIEEINGISRDTASIMSKSAQAVEQLAGQTRDLQGLVQKMKSGA; encoded by the coding sequence ATGTCGCTTCGGGTTAAACTGGCAAGCGGTTTTGGCGTGATTCTGCTGATTTTTGCCATATCCGGCAGCTTGGCCATGTTGGCCTTGCGCGCGCAGCGCGAGACGCTGGGCATGCTGGGCAGGCATGAACTACCCACCATCAATCTGCTGCACGAAGCATCTCTGGACATGCAGCTTTACCGCAAGGCTGAAAAAGACATCCTGCTGAACATGGACGACAGCAAAGCGCTCAAAGGATATCTGGGCAAGCTGGGTGAAATAGCGTCTGAACTGGGCGAGACCCTGCGAAAGCTGGAGGCCGCCCTGCGGGGCAATCCTCAGGCCGGAGCCAAGGCCGAGGCCCTGGCGCAGGAGGCAGCACAGGCATTTGCAGCTTACGATGCCGTGGTGCGTCGCACTTCTTCAGATATAACCTCCGGTTCTGGCGGCATGAGTGCCGCACAGGCCAATGCCTACTACACAACCTACAAGAATCACGTTCATACTACCGAAAAAAATCTGGAAGCGCTGGAAACCCAGTTCATGGAACGCGTGGTATCCAGCCAGCGAGAACTGGCCGAACAAACGCGCGGCACAGAGCGCCTGCTGCTGATTTCCATTTGCGGCAGCGTGGTGTGCGGCGCAGGTATTGCCCTGCTGGTGCTGCTGTCTGTAACCCGGCCTCTGGGGCGGGTGATCAGCTTTGCGCGCGCCGTGGCTGGCGGAGACCTCGAGGCCCGGGCCAGCGGCAGTTACAGTGCGGAAATGGCCGCGCTGCGCGACAGCATTGAGGGCATGGTGGGCACGCTCAAGGGCAAGATAGCCGAAACCGAGCACAAAAGCGCCGAGGCAGCGGAAGAAGGCCGCCGTGCCCGGCAGGCTGCGGAAGAAGCTCAGGCCGCCAAGGCCGCGGCAGAACGAGCCAGGGCGGAGGGCATGATGGAAGCCGCCGCGCAGCTTGAACGCGCGGTGGAGGGGATTTCGTCCGTTTCCGGGGATATATCTGCGCAGGTGCGCCAGGCCAGCCTTGGTGCGGAACGCCAGTCCGCCCGCGTGGGCGAGGCCGCCACAGCCATTGAGCAGATGAACGCCACCGTGCTTGAGGTTGCCCGGAATGCCGCCAGTACCGCGCAAAGCACGGATGTCGCGCACAACAGGGCCAATGAAGGTTCCGGCGTCATGCATCAGGTGGTGGACGGCATGGGCGAGGTGCGGCGCGTCTCCGCCGAGCTGAAAAATTCCATGGATACGCTGGGCGGCATGGTGGGCAATATCGGGCAGATCATGTCTGTCATTTCAGATATTGCGGATCAGACCAACCTGCTGGCCTTGAACGCTGCCATTGAGGCGGCGAGGGCTGGCGACGCCGGGCGCGGCTTTGCCGTGGTGGCGGACGAGGTGCGCAAACTGGCGGAAAAAACCATGGGGGCCACCCGCGAGGTGGGCGAGGCTGTCAGCGGAATCCAGAGCGGCACCAGCGCCAACATAGAAAATATGGAGCGTGCCCTTGCCGCTGTGGAGCGCACAACGGAACTGGCCGGGCGTTGCGGCGAGGTGCTGCGGGAGATTGTGACCATGGTTGACGGCGCGAGCGATCAGGTGCGCGCCATTGCCACCGCCAGCGAAGAACAGTCTGCCACATCGGAAGAAATCACCCGCAGTATTGAAGAAATCAATGGTATTTCGCGCGATACAGCTTCGATTATGAGCAAGTCCGCCCAGGCTGTGGAGCAGTTGGCGGGGCAGACGCGCGATTTGCAGGGCCTGGTGCAAAAGATGAAGTCTGGCGCGTAG
- a CDS encoding SlyX family protein encodes MSRPLTSEDDRLTRLEELTFFQEERIKALDAALTAQQLQLDKLEQDFSDATSVIRLLREKLGDQPENSLPPHSMPERW; translated from the coding sequence ATGTCCCGCCCACTGACTTCAGAAGATGATCGGCTGACCCGTCTGGAAGAACTGACCTTTTTTCAGGAGGAACGCATCAAGGCACTTGATGCGGCGCTTACCGCTCAACAGTTGCAACTGGACAAGCTGGAGCAGGATTTTTCCGATGCCACATCCGTGATCCGCCTGTTGCGCGAGAAACTTGGCGACCAGCCGGAAAATTCGCTGCCGCCCCACTCCATGCCCGAACGCTGGTAG
- the qmoC gene encoding quinone-interacting membrane-bound oxidoreductase complex subunit QmoC: MAQCTIKPDMEFVRALEESGGESLKKCYQCATCSVACPLAPANAPYPRKEMVWASWGLKDKLRADVDLWLCHNCGNCSDLCPRGAKPADLMGAARNVIYRELTEPTVVGKLMSKPAGLPVLFAIPAVLWLFVWWIRAGFNGGQWFPRAADGRIVFGQIFYGDYTIDPIFMLTFFGAALIIARGVMKLWGMFKPEGSLAVIGKKKCWVWHLWDVLWDEVITHRKFDDCEDGPATGTETPNRKFGHMLLVYSFAILAFVTAVVAVGHWGGKVIPLIHIETPMPLLFPVKILANLGALMLLAGLAILTVRRVMLNPKFQGSSWHDWYLLGIIWLVAVTGVLSQCFRLADVVVPAFLVYYLHLVFVWMLFAYLPWSKLGHFVYRTAALVYARMYGRS; encoded by the coding sequence ATGGCACAATGTACAATCAAACCTGATATGGAGTTTGTCAGGGCGCTGGAAGAATCTGGGGGAGAATCCCTCAAGAAGTGCTACCAGTGCGCCACCTGCTCCGTGGCCTGCCCTCTCGCTCCGGCCAATGCGCCTTATCCGCGCAAAGAAATGGTCTGGGCTTCTTGGGGCCTTAAAGACAAGCTGCGCGCCGACGTTGACCTGTGGCTCTGCCACAACTGCGGCAACTGCTCCGACCTTTGCCCGCGCGGCGCCAAGCCTGCGGACCTCATGGGCGCAGCGCGCAACGTCATTTACCGCGAACTGACCGAACCCACCGTGGTGGGCAAGCTCATGAGCAAGCCCGCTGGCCTGCCCGTGCTCTTCGCCATCCCGGCTGTGCTGTGGCTCTTTGTGTGGTGGATCCGCGCCGGTTTCAACGGCGGTCAGTGGTTCCCCCGCGCAGCCGATGGCCGCATTGTTTTTGGTCAGATTTTTTACGGCGACTACACCATCGACCCCATCTTCATGCTCACCTTCTTTGGCGCGGCCTTGATCATCGCGCGGGGCGTCATGAAACTTTGGGGCATGTTCAAGCCTGAAGGCTCACTGGCCGTCATTGGTAAGAAAAAGTGCTGGGTTTGGCATTTGTGGGACGTGCTGTGGGATGAAGTCATCACCCACCGCAAGTTTGACGACTGCGAAGACGGCCCCGCCACCGGCACGGAAACCCCCAACCGTAAGTTCGGCCACATGCTGCTGGTTTACAGCTTCGCCATTCTGGCCTTTGTTACGGCGGTTGTGGCTGTTGGTCACTGGGGCGGCAAGGTTATTCCGCTCATCCACATTGAAACGCCCATGCCGCTGCTCTTCCCGGTGAAGATTCTGGCCAATCTGGGCGCGCTCATGCTGCTGGCCGGTCTTGCCATCCTGACTGTCCGCCGCGTGATGCTCAACCCCAAGTTCCAGGGTTCAAGCTGGCACGACTGGTATCTGCTGGGCATCATCTGGCTGGTGGCCGTCACCGGTGTGCTGTCGCAGTGCTTCCGCCTTGCGGACGTCGTTGTGCCAGCCTTCCTGGTGTACTACCTGCACCTGGTATTTGTGTGGATGCTTTTCGCGTATCTGCCCTGGTCTAAGCTTGGCCACTTCGTGTACCGCACGGCGGCCCTGGTTTACGCCCGCATGTACGGCAGAAGCTAA
- a CDS encoding EF-hand domain-containing protein yields MKLLHIALAAVLCLWAASAQANPAATDAPKVDKFALMDTNKDGKVSYEEFKAYFPNMREEAFAVIDKNGDKVINRAEWDEFVSNHSSGHMGGSMGNMMGGQGGMPGNDMMPTPGSADMPLVTPPNGK; encoded by the coding sequence ATGAAGCTTCTGCACATAGCTCTCGCTGCCGTGCTCTGCCTTTGGGCCGCCTCTGCCCAAGCCAACCCCGCCGCAACCGATGCGCCCAAGGTTGATAAATTTGCCCTTATGGATACCAACAAGGACGGCAAGGTATCCTACGAGGAATTCAAGGCGTACTTCCCCAACATGCGCGAAGAAGCCTTTGCCGTTATTGACAAAAATGGCGATAAAGTTATTAACCGCGCTGAATGGGACGAATTTGTGTCCAACCATTCCTCCGGCCACATGGGCGGCAGCATGGGCAACATGATGGGCGGCCAGGGCGGCATGCCCGGCAACGACATGATGCCCACCCCCGGCAGCGCAGACATGCCCCTGGTGACGCCCCCCAATGGCAAATAA
- a CDS encoding FAD-dependent oxidoreductase — protein sequence MSGKIGVYFDQQNIGGGLDLTALAEQTSQKWGSLVPVVKVVPVLALAVSEIKADIEAQGLDGVLLCGASPRVDADIYRLPVQVEHVNLREQCVQAYKNPDHTPVDTANGAPELLALMARDYVNMGVVKLQKSEVPDSAAITGVPRVLVIGGGWTGLTAAAEAAETGYEVVLVEKAEKLGGAANNIPMGSPLASPWTDKQPTNVADKASKVLGNSKITVHLNTRMEKLEGQPGEFKATFATPSGSQTIEVGAVVLATGWVPLDQKYLASMGLGQSTKVVDAATFGKMLVADQVNARRIAFVLDTTMAEEAVRKAAEEAEAAPEAAEAAKPAEGEEKGFVKANLESFRHVAYSNAVNSVGMLRLANTVCEKTNDTCQTFILYKDMTVPGILERFYKKMQDRLGVMMTKADVTDIREAGDHMVVSCKNTLLGMDFDLDVDLVVLPTGLVPTTAKDVTVCFDYRQGPDFPDLNLFDGFADSNYICFPYETRRTGVYAAGCVRQPLTMDACEEDAKGAVLKAMQCIEAASHGVAVHPRSGDLSYPVFNFVRCTQCKRCTEECPFGALDDDEKGTPKPNPARCRRCGTCFGACPERVISFANYNIDQIGSMIREVQVPKDFKADGPRVLILACENDAYPALDMAGARNKPWSPYCRIIPVRCLGSVNAIWVSDAMSKGYDGVMLLGCKYGDDYQCHFVKGSEICSRRKENIAETLNRLGVQPERVEQLEVAIDEYDKVPDLIDGFVDRIMAMGPNPFKGM from the coding sequence ATGTCGGGTAAAATTGGCGTCTATTTTGACCAGCAGAACATTGGCGGCGGGCTTGATCTGACCGCTCTGGCCGAACAGACGAGCCAGAAGTGGGGCAGTCTTGTTCCCGTAGTCAAGGTCGTTCCTGTGCTGGCCCTGGCCGTGAGCGAAATCAAGGCCGACATCGAAGCGCAGGGGCTGGACGGCGTGCTGCTGTGCGGCGCTTCCCCCCGCGTGGATGCGGACATCTACCGCCTGCCCGTGCAGGTGGAACACGTAAACCTGCGCGAACAGTGCGTGCAGGCCTATAAAAATCCTGACCACACTCCCGTGGACACGGCCAACGGCGCGCCCGAACTGCTGGCGCTCATGGCCCGCGACTATGTGAACATGGGCGTGGTCAAACTGCAAAAGAGCGAAGTGCCCGATTCTGCCGCCATTACCGGCGTGCCGAGGGTGCTCGTGATCGGCGGCGGCTGGACGGGCCTTACCGCAGCTGCTGAAGCTGCCGAAACCGGGTATGAAGTTGTGCTCGTTGAAAAGGCCGAAAAGCTCGGCGGCGCTGCCAACAACATCCCCATGGGTTCGCCCTTGGCCTCCCCGTGGACGGACAAGCAGCCCACCAACGTGGCCGACAAGGCGAGCAAGGTGCTTGGCAACAGCAAGATCACCGTGCACTTGAACACCCGCATGGAAAAGTTGGAAGGCCAGCCCGGCGAGTTCAAGGCCACTTTTGCCACTCCCTCAGGTTCGCAGACTATTGAAGTGGGCGCTGTGGTGCTGGCAACCGGCTGGGTGCCCCTTGATCAGAAATACCTTGCCTCCATGGGCCTTGGGCAGAGTACCAAGGTTGTGGACGCCGCCACCTTCGGCAAAATGCTGGTGGCCGATCAGGTGAACGCCCGCCGCATAGCCTTTGTGCTTGACACCACCATGGCTGAAGAGGCCGTGCGCAAGGCTGCTGAAGAAGCCGAAGCCGCTCCTGAAGCCGCCGAAGCTGCCAAGCCTGCGGAAGGTGAAGAAAAAGGCTTTGTAAAAGCCAACCTCGAAAGCTTCCGCCATGTTGCATATTCCAACGCGGTCAACAGCGTGGGTATGCTCCGCCTTGCCAATACGGTCTGCGAAAAGACCAATGACACCTGTCAGACCTTTATCCTCTATAAGGACATGACCGTTCCCGGCATCCTTGAACGCTTCTACAAGAAGATGCAGGATCGCCTGGGCGTCATGATGACCAAGGCCGACGTGACCGACATCCGCGAAGCTGGCGACCATATGGTTGTGAGCTGCAAAAATACCCTGCTGGGTATGGATTTTGATCTGGATGTGGATCTGGTTGTGCTGCCCACGGGCCTTGTGCCCACCACGGCCAAGGACGTGACCGTCTGCTTTGACTATCGCCAGGGCCCGGACTTCCCGGATCTGAACCTGTTCGATGGTTTTGCGGATTCCAACTACATCTGCTTCCCCTACGAAACGCGCCGCACCGGCGTGTACGCAGCGGGTTGCGTGCGTCAGCCCCTGACCATGGACGCCTGCGAAGAAGACGCCAAGGGCGCGGTGCTCAAGGCCATGCAGTGCATTGAAGCCGCCAGTCACGGCGTTGCCGTGCATCCCCGTTCGGGCGACCTTTCCTACCCTGTGTTCAATTTTGTGCGTTGCACCCAGTGCAAGCGCTGCACGGAAGAATGCCCCTTCGGCGCTCTGGACGACGACGAAAAGGGTACGCCCAAGCCCAATCCGGCACGTTGCCGCCGCTGCGGCACCTGCTTTGGCGCTTGCCCGGAACGCGTTATCTCCTTCGCCAACTACAATATCGACCAGATCGGCTCCATGATCCGCGAAGTGCAGGTGCCCAAGGACTTCAAAGCCGACGGCCCCCGCGTGCTGATTCTGGCCTGCGAAAACGACGCCTACCCGGCGCTCGATATGGCCGGTGCCCGCAACAAGCCCTGGAGCCCCTACTGCCGCATCATTCCGGTGCGCTGCCTTGGCTCGGTCAACGCCATCTGGGTGTCTGACGCCATGAGCAAGGGCTACGACGGCGTTATGCTGCTGGGCTGCAAATATGGCGATGACTACCAGTGCCACTTTGTGAAGGGCTCTGAAATCTGCTCCCGCCGCAAGGAAAACATTGCCGAGACGCTCAACCGCCTTGGCGTGCAGCCCGAACGCGTGGAACAGCTTGAAGTGGCCATTGACGAATACGACAAGGTACCCGACCTGATCGACGGCTTTGTTGACCGCATCATGGCCATGGGCCCCAACCCGTTCAAGGGCATGTAG
- a CDS encoding YgiQ family radical SAM protein, with protein MSAEEMRALGWDQLDVLLINGDAYVDHPSFGNVLLARWLIHHGFRTGIVAQPGWENTDDLLVMGRPRLFAGVSAGALDSLLAHYTAFRKKRHDDAYTPGGKAGARPNRACLVYANLARRAFPGLPIILGGIEASLRRVSHYDFWTDSLRKPILMDAKADLLIWGMGEKAIIECAQRLDRGEDIRGIPGTAWMNKLDASGQPTNLPPALEGEPWVALPSHDEILADSFQLLKLTQELERQVHRLDAWAFEPVGDRAVVLARPAQPLTTEEMDDLYTLPFTRLAHPRYREAIPAAEMMRTSITSHRGCGGGCSFCSLALHQGRRISSRSEQSILAEARLLGQQNVARGKGPVAISDVGGPTANMWQGHCALDSRTAQNDDSAKPRVKSACRRTSCCFPSVCKSFITPQRKHVELLRKVAALPEVKQARIASGVRADLALRDADALAAYTGEFTGGQLKVAPEHCAPSVLELMRKPSLDVFEAFLESFVRQSRAAGREQYVVPYLMSGFPGCTDENMRTLSHWLRQRHWNPQQTQCFIPTPGTIATAMFYCERDELGEPIYVARTDAQRMRQHYILMPAPEDGDAPRRPGSRPGVRPSTRPGSHGDARKPEGTRPDKAGKPQDRARPSRRPEGLMDDRPARREDSDRGATQGRPGRGESPQRGKDSRSGSDDRSADRNGKRGDGRRGGRRA; from the coding sequence ATGAGCGCGGAAGAAATGCGCGCCCTTGGCTGGGATCAGCTTGATGTGCTGCTGATCAACGGCGATGCCTACGTTGACCATCCTTCGTTCGGCAACGTGCTGCTGGCCCGCTGGCTGATCCACCACGGTTTCCGTACCGGCATTGTGGCCCAGCCCGGCTGGGAAAATACTGACGATCTGCTCGTCATGGGCCGCCCGCGCCTGTTTGCCGGGGTGAGTGCCGGTGCGCTTGATTCTCTGCTGGCGCACTACACGGCCTTTCGCAAAAAACGCCACGACGATGCCTATACGCCCGGCGGCAAGGCGGGAGCGCGCCCCAACCGCGCGTGTCTGGTCTATGCCAACCTTGCCCGGCGAGCCTTTCCCGGCCTGCCCATCATTCTTGGCGGCATTGAGGCCAGCCTGCGCCGCGTTTCCCACTACGATTTCTGGACAGACTCCCTGCGCAAACCCATTCTTATGGATGCCAAGGCTGACCTGCTCATCTGGGGCATGGGCGAAAAGGCCATTATCGAATGCGCCCAACGCCTGGACAGGGGCGAAGATATTCGCGGCATCCCCGGCACGGCCTGGATGAACAAGCTGGACGCTTCCGGGCAGCCGACCAATCTGCCGCCGGCCCTTGAGGGTGAACCGTGGGTTGCCCTGCCCTCGCATGATGAAATTCTGGCGGACTCTTTCCAGTTGCTCAAACTGACGCAGGAACTGGAACGGCAGGTACACCGCCTTGACGCCTGGGCCTTTGAGCCAGTGGGCGACCGCGCCGTGGTGCTGGCCCGCCCGGCCCAGCCTCTCACCACCGAAGAAATGGACGACCTCTACACTCTGCCTTTCACCCGGCTGGCGCACCCGCGCTACCGGGAGGCTATCCCAGCGGCAGAGATGATGCGTACCAGCATCACAAGCCACAGGGGGTGCGGCGGGGGCTGTTCGTTCTGTTCTCTGGCTTTGCACCAGGGCAGGCGCATCAGTTCGCGCTCCGAGCAGTCCATCCTTGCCGAGGCGCGTCTGCTGGGGCAGCAGAACGTGGCTCGTGGCAAAGGCCCGGTGGCGATTTCAGATGTGGGCGGCCCCACCGCCAACATGTGGCAGGGGCACTGCGCGCTGGACAGCCGCACTGCGCAGAACGATGACTCGGCCAAGCCACGAGTCAAAAGCGCCTGCCGCCGCACCAGTTGCTGCTTTCCCAGTGTGTGCAAATCCTTCATCACGCCGCAGCGCAAACATGTGGAGCTGCTGCGCAAGGTGGCAGCCCTGCCGGAAGTTAAGCAGGCCCGCATAGCCAGCGGCGTGCGCGCCGACCTGGCCCTGCGCGATGCTGATGCCTTGGCGGCCTACACCGGCGAATTCACGGGCGGGCAGCTCAAGGTTGCGCCAGAGCACTGCGCACCCTCGGTGCTTGAGCTCATGCGCAAGCCCTCGCTGGACGTGTTTGAGGCCTTTCTGGAGAGCTTTGTACGCCAAAGCCGCGCCGCAGGGCGGGAACAGTATGTGGTGCCGTATCTCATGAGCGGCTTTCCAGGCTGTACGGATGAAAACATGCGCACCCTGTCGCACTGGCTGCGGCAACGGCACTGGAATCCGCAACAGACTCAATGTTTTATCCCCACGCCCGGCACCATTGCCACGGCCATGTTTTATTGCGAGCGCGATGAGCTGGGTGAGCCGATTTATGTTGCCCGCACAGATGCCCAGCGCATGCGCCAGCACTACATCCTCATGCCTGCCCCTGAGGATGGGGATGCCCCCCGGCGGCCCGGTTCGCGGCCCGGTGTCAGGCCAAGCACCCGACCCGGCTCACATGGTGACGCTCGCAAACCTGAGGGAACCCGGCCCGACAAAGCTGGCAAGCCTCAGGACAGGGCAAGGCCCTCCCGTCGCCCGGAAGGGCTGATGGATGACAGGCCTGCACGGCGCGAGGATAGTGATCGCGGAGCAACACAAGGCAGACCGGGCAGGGGCGAAAGCCCGCAAAGGGGCAAAGACTCACGCTCGGGTTCTGATGATCGAAGCGCTGACCGCAACGGCAAACGAGGCGATGGACGGCGCGGCGGAAGACGCGCGTAA